The genomic window CAGCAAGGCCAGCGCCGACAATCAACATGTCATGCTTATGCATAGGATATATGCCTTCTTGTTTTTATAATTTTTATGGGGTGTATCTTACACGTGTTTATGAACAGTCTCAAGCATGGTTTTCTTTCTTTGTTTAAACGTGTCGGTGCAGTATAGTAAGTGTCATGAAGAAATTTGCTTACCTATGTATGGGCGTGATGATCTGCGCAGTTGCAGGGGCACAGGCCCAAGACCGAACGACAGTGAAAAAGCGTGTAGGCGTAGAGCGCCAACCTAATCCGTTTGAAGCGTATTTAGGACGCCCAATTGGGTATGATACAGATGGGTATGGCCTTTATAGTACAGACCGTATTGAGCAACTGGTTCGTGGTGCTGCAGAAAAAGCGCGTGCAGACTGTAACGGTAAAGGGCAGTCTGATGCCTCGATTGTTGCAGAAGTATTTGGTGGCGAAGTTGGTGGCGGTCGTGTGCAGTGTGAAAACCATGTGAATGCTGTAAAGCGTCTTCTCAGAAAAAAATCTGCAAGAGATCAAGTTAAGAATGCTGCCCTATTTGCAGAGGTAAGCGCTATTGCAACTATTGCAGACGCGATGAACTGCGACATGACTGAAATTTCAAGATACGTTTTAGGAAAATAGACGAAGGGTTGTCGGATGAAAATCAGACAGTATGGGGCACTTAGCCTAGCCGTGACTTTGGCAGCTTGCGGTATTCAGGAAAATCCAGCAACAGGTGGTACAATGCTTTCTCTTATGAGTGAGCAGCAAGAGTTTTCTATGGGCCGTGACGTGGCCAAAAAATCAGTACAAGAATTTGGTGGTGCTTATACAGGTAAGCCTGAATTGACCGCTTATATTAGAGATAATGTAGCAAAGATTGCTGCCGTAGGTGAGCGTTCTGATAAGCCATTTCAAGCAGAGTTATTAGATGACCCAATTATGAATGCCTTTGCGGTACCCGGTTATGTCATGGTGTCTCGTGGTATTTTGCCGTTCTTCCAAAATGAAGCTGAAATGGTCTTTGTACTGGGGCATGAGGTTGGTCACGTGACAGGGAAACACCATGTACGTAGCCACTCAAGACAACTCCTTACAACAGGAGCGTTTCTCATTGCTTCACATGTCCTAGCAGAACAGACTGATAGTGATGATCTTACAAGAGGGGCAATGACGGCCGCGTCATTTGCAATTCCATTTGGTATGGCACACTTTAGTCGCGCTCAAGAGCTTGAAGCCGATATGCTAGGTGTACGTTATATGTCTAAGCTTGGCTACCCAGCCTTTGAGGCGAGTGATGTCTTCCGTATGTTTGATGCGTACGGTAAGTTAAATGAAAACATTATGGCAAGTGTCGGAGAAAACCGTTCTAAGGGAATGTTCCACCGTGCTCTGGCAAGTCACCCTGATGATATGACACGTATTAATAGGGCTGCTGCAACAGCAGGTCAGAACCCAAGAGCCAGTAATAACCAAGACCGTTACCTTCGTATGATTGATGGCCTTGCTTTTGGTCCTAAGATTGAAGACGGCGTCGTGAGCAAGCACCGCTATCTAAACCCTGTGTACGGTGTGCGCTTTGATATCCCGAGACAGTTTCTTGTCAATGGAATGGATGGTATGCCTCTCGCAATTGATCCATACAAAAAAGCAGTGCTAGACGTAAAGGTTGTTGAAGAGATTACAACCAATACGAACATTCAGACTGCTATGAAAGAAGTTCTTTCTGGCGCTAAAAATGTAAAAGTCATTAAGAATGCGCCTCTGCAAGTGGCAACAGCAGAAGGTGTTTCTGGTGGTAAGGCTGTGCATTATGTGGCTGCACTTGGC from Pseudomonadota bacterium includes these protein-coding regions:
- a CDS encoding M48 family metalloprotease, with product MKIRQYGALSLAVTLAACGIQENPATGGTMLSLMSEQQEFSMGRDVAKKSVQEFGGAYTGKPELTAYIRDNVAKIAAVGERSDKPFQAELLDDPIMNAFAVPGYVMVSRGILPFFQNEAEMVFVLGHEVGHVTGKHHVRSHSRQLLTTGAFLIASHVLAEQTDSDDLTRGAMTAASFAIPFGMAHFSRAQELEADMLGVRYMSKLGYPAFEASDVFRMFDAYGKLNENIMASVGENRSKGMFHRALASHPDDMTRINRAAATAGQNPRASNNQDRYLRMIDGLAFGPKIEDGVVSKHRYLNPVYGVRFDIPRQFLVNGMDGMPLAIDPYKKAVLDVKVVEEITTNTNIQTAMKEVLSGAKNVKVIKNAPLQVATAEGVSGGKAVHYVAALGTHQQTGKAALIIAMVRSGGASIDKSIQAATSMMVNSMRTLTPGQSKLIDSLRIDIRTVRSGESVKTLARELPFDVYHEEWFRLLNGLHKGEGVQPGQKVKMVVDPNAKLRVL